From the Silurus meridionalis isolate SWU-2019-XX chromosome 5, ASM1480568v1, whole genome shotgun sequence genome, one window contains:
- the LOC124386275 gene encoding uncharacterized protein LOC124386275 isoform X1: protein MTTVCVFILIFSTLYAVEPVGCWVSAQSLPESPVYQPDKELSVDIGDSATLPCCFSTKHVGIIDFFKQPNRQKLQIMVTVYKTGSETFHHGFQRFRYQIERSSTCFNLTILNTTASDEATYHCAVMRPNIVFAEGTYLKIKETKPVVCADLVVCKETLHGNITTISTHEKTVFGLGTALGLCGLLIFCLTCFILRKKVATTENTPRKGQVCVQETEAETLNYAALQFSKRKAKDEKF, encoded by the exons ATGACCACCGTCTGCGTATTCATTCTGATCTTCAGCACCTTAT ATGCAGTAGAACCTGTTGGGTGCTGGGTTTCTGCACAATCCCTCCCAGAGTCCCCTGTTTATCAGCCGGATAAAGAGCTCAGTGTAGACATCGGAGACTCGGCTACTCTGCCCTGTTGCTTTTCTACAAAACACGTTGGAATAATAGACTTCTTTAAGCAGCCGAACAGACAAAAACTTCAGATTATGGTCACAGTGTATAAAACTGGTTCAGAAACATTCCACCATGGGTTCCAAAGGTTTCGTTACCAAATAGAAAGATCTTCAACCTGCTTCAATCTGACTATTTTAAACACCACTGCGTCTGATGAAGCCACGTACCACTGTGCAGTGATGAGACCCAACATTGTGTTTGCTGAAGGAacgtatttaaaaattaaag AAACTAAACCAGTTGTGTGTGCTGATTTAGTGGTGTGTAAAGAGACACTGCATGGAAACATCACTACCATCAGCACACATGAGAAAACAG TGTTCGGTTTGGGAACGGCGTTGGGTTTGTGCGGACTTCTGATTTTTTGTCTCACTTGTTTCATCCTGAGAAAAAAAG TGGCTACAACAGAAAACACTCCAAGAAAGGGgcaggtgtgtgttcag GAAACTGAAGCTGAAACGTTGAACTATGCCGCTTTGCAGTTCTCCAAGAGGAAAGCCAAAGATGAAAAATTTTAA
- the LOC124386266 gene encoding uncharacterized protein LOC124386266: MAALWIVTLSLIMSHAVDSIRPSFISVKPGERVTLNCTIQDLYVKELMIWYKQQFGKMPQEVGNNRENRDAHTSTEINSRFKIDDIKTGISLTIVEVKKSDEGLYFCGLYTWGKFTFSKGTFIAVTGDEDVKVSVLQSSVSDSVPAGASVTLQCSVLSESRAAELQVLWFRAAPSQSHPQLIYTHHNSSLQCESESSTHTCVYNLSKNIFSLNDTGTYYCAVVLCGKIIFGNGTRVQFTEQHFKGSDSLVICLAVALVVCVVVIFAQAILNYKKRSIEQHMVKPPQGAQKHKTHNQEREAVEMSYAALSFTEGKTKSGKIKKDRHKDTIYSDVIYTSHT, encoded by the exons ATGGCTGCACTCTGGATTGTTACGTTATCACTCATTATGT CCCATGCTGTGGATTCTATACGACCATCATTTATCTCTGTGAAGCCTGGAGAACGTGTTACTCTGAACTGCACAATTCAAGATTTATATGTTAAAGAACTTATGATTTGGTACAAGCAACAGTTTGGAAAGATGCCTCAGGAAGTTGGAAATAATAGAGAGAACAGAGACGCTCACACGTCAACTGAGATAAACTCAAGATTTAAAATTGATGATATTAAGACGGGGATTTCTTTGACGATTGTAGAAGTGAAAAAATCTGATGAAGGACTGTATTTCTGTGGATTATATACCTGGggcaaatttacattttctaaaggaACATTCATAGCTGTgacag GTGATGAAGATGTAAAAGTATCAGTGCTCCAGAGCAGTGTATCAGACTCGGTTCCTGCAGGAGCATCAGTGACTCTGCAGTGTTCGGTTCTCTCtgagagcagagcagcagaACTCCAAGTGCTCTGGTTCAGAGCTGCTCCATCACAATCCCATCCTCAACTCATTTACACTCATCACAACAGCAGCCTTCAGTGTGAGAGCGAATCttctacacacacctgtgtgtacaACTTGTCCAAGAACATCTTCAGCCTCAATGATACTGGTACTTACTACTGCGCTGTGGTCCTGTGTGGGAAGATCATTTTCGGGAACGGGACACGAGTACAGTTCACTGAGCAACATTTCA AGGGATCTGATTCTCTTGTAATCTGCCTTGCTGTTGcgttggtggtgtgtgtggtggtgatttTTGCTCAAGCCATTTTGAACTATAAAAAGCGTAGCATTGAACAACACATGG TAAAACCTCCACAAggtgcacaaaaacacaaaacccaCAATCAG GAACGTGAAGCTGTGGAGATGAGTTACGCTGCACTGAGTTTCACAGAGGGGAAAACTAAAAGtggcaaaataaagaaagatcGACATAAAGATACAATTTATTCTGACGTGATATACACTTCTCATACGTAG
- the LOC124386265 gene encoding uncharacterized protein LOC124386265 isoform X3, which yields MGAVLILIFSFCIMLDSAQFVDFNETVSFVSADTGYAVSLRCPLEEQFSNELIVWYQQKLGGIPQAMGMSRPLTADIIFAPFNKSAFQLERTKNLISLNILHVNKDDEAIYFCGRSRVNIIEFSSGIFLSVRDKLHQGVSVFQSSVSDSVPAGASVTLQCSVLSESRAAELQVLWFRAAPSQSHPQLIYTHHNSSLQCESESSTHTCVYNLSKNIFSLNDTGTYYCAVVLCGKIIFGNGTRVQLEQSINPLLIILASALGVCGIVITAQIIFICKRTHEKYHSPRLQGTVTDRTTDQGRVAELNYSALHFNKKKNNSERRKSERPHDIVYSEVKHLRASH from the exons ATGGGCGCAGTCTTgattctcattttctctttctgcaTAATGT tagATTCAGCACAATTTGTGGATTTCAATGAAACGGTCTCGTTCGTCTCTGCTGACACGGGTTATGCTGTGTCTCTTCGGTGCCCACTTGAAGAGCAGTTCAGCAATGAGCTTATAGTTTGGTACCAGCAGAAACTGGGAGGGATCCCTCAGGCAATGGGCATGAGCAGACCGCTGACCGCTGACATTATTTTTGCACCATTCAACAAATCTGCCTTCCAACTAGAAAGAACTAAAAATCTAATTTCTCTGAATATCCTTCATGTAAATAAAGACGATGAAGCGATATACTTCTGTGGAAGGTCTCGGGTGAATATTATTGAGTTCTCAAGTGgaatatttttatctgttcgAG ATAAATTACATCAAGGCGTCTCAGTGTTCCAGAGCAGTGTATCAGACTCGGTTCCTGCAGGAGCATCAGTGACTCTGCAGTGTTCGGTTCTCTCtgagagcagagcagcagaACTCCAAGTGCTCTGGTTCAGAGCTGCTCCATCACAATCCCATCCTCAACTCATCTACACTCATCACAACAGCAGCCTTCAGTGTGAGAGCGAATCttctacacacacctgtgtgtacaACTTGTCCAAGAACATCTTCAGCCTCAATGATACTGGTACTTACTACTGCGCTGTGGTCCTGTGTGGGAAGATCATTTTCGGGAACGGGACACGAGTACAGCTGG AACAGTCTATAAATCCTTTATTGATCATCCTGGCATCAGCTTTGGGAGTGTGTGGGATTGTAATCACTGctcaaatcattttcatttgcaAAAGGACACATGAGAAATACCACAGTC CGAGACTTCAAGGTACTGTGACCGACAGGACAACTGATCAG GGTCGTGTTGCAGAGCTGAATTACTCTGCTTTGCATTTcaataagaagaaaaataacAGTGAGAGGAGGAAGAGCGAACGACCCCATGACATTGTTTACTCTGAAGTTAAACACCTCAGAGCTTCTCACTAA
- the LOC124386269 gene encoding uncharacterized protein LOC124386269, whose amino-acid sequence MKTSVWITVMLFNLSSAQIYEITQPNPMISADVGDSVILHCFKQQEETTGTIIWYKQKVGHEPRVMVTVQHKPSYEDEFKSPRFSIEREKSGCHLNIAHVEATDEAMYYCGLRKFLTHFGKGTYLSVKGDGGVKVLVNQSSVSDSVPAGASVTLQCSVLSESRAAELQVLWFRAAPSQSHPQLIYTHHNSSLQCESESSTHTCVYNLSKNIFSLNDTGTYYCAVVLCGKIIFGNGTRVQLKNSLDPAVFFLAVASGVCLVVIIVYVLSCKARNCEHCSGRSHASMLKKTPTQSRDAMKQNFAATHIIKGKGKRERAHDNVYTEVIYSTVS is encoded by the exons ATGAAGACATCAGTGTGGATCACAGTAATGCTTTTTAATCTCA GTTCTGCACAGATATACGAGATCACGCAACCGAACCCAATGATCTCGGCTGATGTTGGTGATAGCGTGATTCTGCACTGCTTTAAACAGCAAGAGGAAACCACTGGAACCATCATTTGGTACAAGCAAAAAGTAGGACACGAGCCTCGTGTGATGGTCACGGTTCAACACAAACCCAGTTATGAAGATGAGTTCAAGTCACCAAGATTCAGCATCGAGAGAGAAAAGAGTGGCTGTCATTTAAATATTGCTCACGTGGAAGCTACTGATGAAGCCATGTATTACTGTGGACTGAGAAagtttttgacacattttggaAAAGGGACATATTTATCAGTCAAAg GAGATGGAGGTGTAAAAGTATTAGTGAACCAGAGCAGTGTGTCAGACTCGGTTCCTGCAGGAGCATCAGTGACTCTGCAGTGTTCGGTTCTCTCtgagagcagagcagcagaACTCCAAGTGCTCTGGTTCAGAGCTGCTCCATCACAATCCCATCCTCAACTCATTTACACTCATCACAACAGCAGCCTTCAGTGTGAGAGCGAATCttctacacacacctgtgtgtacaACTTGTCCAAGAACATCTTCAGCCTCAATGATACTGGTACTTACTACTGCGCTGTGGTCCTGTGTGGGAAGATCATTTTCGGGAACGGAACACGAGTACAGCTGA AAAACTCTCTGGATCCTGCAGTGTTCTTCCTTGCTGTAGCTTCGGGAGTCTGCTTAGTTGTGATCATTGTTTATGTTCTAAGTTGTAAAGCGAGAAACTGTGAACACTGCAGTG GGAGATCTCATGCTTCAATGCTAAAGAAAACCCCAACTCAG AGCCGTGATGCCATGAAGCAGAATTTTGCTGCAACACACATCattaaaggaaaaggaaagagagaacgAGCTCATGATAATGTGTATACTGAAGTGATTTACTCTACGGTTTCATAG
- the LOC124386268 gene encoding uncharacterized protein LOC124386268: MASHWILFLIGTIIFPAHAVDFTRPSFVSVKSGERVTLNCTFQDANTKELCVWYKQEFGELPQEVGKMIANRDIQTSPEFDSVRFKVEKILSGISLTIVQIKKSDEGLYFCGVHAWGKFQFSNGTFIDVADVKVTVLQSSVSDSVPAGASVTLQCSVLSESRAAELQVLWFRAAPSQSHPQLIYTHHNSSLQCESESSTHTCVYNLSKNIFSLNDTGTYYCAVALCGKIIFGNGTRVQLEQSGSLVICFAVALAVCVVVIIAQAILRGKKLNLKQNRVKLPQGSLTERTPNQDCGDVELNYAALNFTERKTKRGRANRGQDTVYSEARFTHVT, encoded by the exons ATGGCTTCACActggattctttttttaattggcaCCATAATAT TTCCAGCCCATGCTGTGGATTTTACTCGACCATCGTTTGTCTCAGTGAAGTCTGGAGAACGTGTTACTTTGAACTGCACATTTCAAGACGCAAACACTAAAGAACTTTGTGTTTGGTACAAGCAAGAGTTTGGAGAGTTGCCTCAGGAAGTGGGGAAAATGATAGCAAATAGAGATATCCAAACTTCACCTGAGTTCGACTCCGTAAGGTTTAAAGTAGAGAAAATCCTGAGTGGTATTTCGCTGACAAttgtacaaattaaaaaatctgaTGAAGGACTGTATTTCTGTGGAGTACATGCCTGGGGTAAATTTCAGTTTTCCAATGGAACATTTATAGATGTTGCAG ATGTAAAAGTGACAGTGCTCCAGAGCAGTGTGTCAGACTCGGTTCCTGCAGGAGCATCAGTGACTCTGCAGTGTTCGGTTCTCTCtgagagcagagcagcagaACTCCAAGTGCTCTGGTTCAGAGCTGCTCCATCACAATCCCATCCTCAACTCATCTACACTCATCACAACAGCAGCCTTCAGTGTGAGAGTGAATCttctacacacacctgtgtgtacaACTTGTCCAAGAACATCTTCAGCCTCAATGATACTGGTACTTACTACTGCGCTGTGGCCCTGTGTGGGAAGATCATTTTCGGGAACGGAACACGAGTACAGCTGG AGCAAAGTGGTTCTTTGGTGATTTGCTTTGCTGTCGCATTAgcggtgtgtgtggtggtgattaTTGCTCAAGCCATTTTACGCGGTAAAAAGTTGAACTTAAAACAAAACCGGG TGAAACTCCCACAAGGTTCTTTAACAGAAAGAACACCCAACCAG GATTGTGGTGATGTTGAGCTGAATTACGCTGCCCTGAATTTCACTGAGAGGAAAACTAAAAGAGGAAGAGCCAACAGAGGACAAGATACAGTTTATTCTGAAGCAAGATTCACTCATGTTACTTAA
- the LOC124386265 gene encoding uncharacterized protein LOC124386265 isoform X1, with protein MGAVLILIFSFCIMLDSAQFVDFNETVSFVSADTGYAVSLRCPLEEQFSNELIVWYQQKLGGIPQAMGMSRPLTADIIFAPFNKSAFQLERTKNLISLNILHVNKDDEAIYFCGRSRVNIIEFSSGIFLSVRDKLHQGVSVFQSSVSDSVPAGASVTLQCSVLSESRAAELQVLWFRAAPSQSHPQLIYTHHNSSLQCESESSTHTCVYNLSKNIFSLNDTGTYYCAVVLCGKIIFGNGTRVQLEQSINPLLIILASALGVCGIVITAQIIFICKRTHEKYHSPRLQGTVTDRTTDQQGRVAELNYSALHFNKKKNNSERRKSERPHDIVYSEVKHLRASH; from the exons ATGGGCGCAGTCTTgattctcattttctctttctgcaTAATGT tagATTCAGCACAATTTGTGGATTTCAATGAAACGGTCTCGTTCGTCTCTGCTGACACGGGTTATGCTGTGTCTCTTCGGTGCCCACTTGAAGAGCAGTTCAGCAATGAGCTTATAGTTTGGTACCAGCAGAAACTGGGAGGGATCCCTCAGGCAATGGGCATGAGCAGACCGCTGACCGCTGACATTATTTTTGCACCATTCAACAAATCTGCCTTCCAACTAGAAAGAACTAAAAATCTAATTTCTCTGAATATCCTTCATGTAAATAAAGACGATGAAGCGATATACTTCTGTGGAAGGTCTCGGGTGAATATTATTGAGTTCTCAAGTGgaatatttttatctgttcgAG ATAAATTACATCAAGGCGTCTCAGTGTTCCAGAGCAGTGTATCAGACTCGGTTCCTGCAGGAGCATCAGTGACTCTGCAGTGTTCGGTTCTCTCtgagagcagagcagcagaACTCCAAGTGCTCTGGTTCAGAGCTGCTCCATCACAATCCCATCCTCAACTCATCTACACTCATCACAACAGCAGCCTTCAGTGTGAGAGCGAATCttctacacacacctgtgtgtacaACTTGTCCAAGAACATCTTCAGCCTCAATGATACTGGTACTTACTACTGCGCTGTGGTCCTGTGTGGGAAGATCATTTTCGGGAACGGGACACGAGTACAGCTGG AACAGTCTATAAATCCTTTATTGATCATCCTGGCATCAGCTTTGGGAGTGTGTGGGATTGTAATCACTGctcaaatcattttcatttgcaAAAGGACACATGAGAAATACCACAGTC CGAGACTTCAAGGTACTGTGACCGACAGGACAACTGATCAG CAGGGTCGTGTTGCAGAGCTGAATTACTCTGCTTTGCATTTcaataagaagaaaaataacAGTGAGAGGAGGAAGAGCGAACGACCCCATGACATTGTTTACTCTGAAGTTAAACACCTCAGAGCTTCTCACTAA
- the LOC124386265 gene encoding uncharacterized protein LOC124386265 isoform X2: MGAVLILIFSFCIMYSAQFVDFNETVSFVSADTGYAVSLRCPLEEQFSNELIVWYQQKLGGIPQAMGMSRPLTADIIFAPFNKSAFQLERTKNLISLNILHVNKDDEAIYFCGRSRVNIIEFSSGIFLSVRDKLHQGVSVFQSSVSDSVPAGASVTLQCSVLSESRAAELQVLWFRAAPSQSHPQLIYTHHNSSLQCESESSTHTCVYNLSKNIFSLNDTGTYYCAVVLCGKIIFGNGTRVQLEQSINPLLIILASALGVCGIVITAQIIFICKRTHEKYHSPRLQGTVTDRTTDQQGRVAELNYSALHFNKKKNNSERRKSERPHDIVYSEVKHLRASH, encoded by the exons ATGGGCGCAGTCTTgattctcattttctctttctgcaTAATGT ATTCAGCACAATTTGTGGATTTCAATGAAACGGTCTCGTTCGTCTCTGCTGACACGGGTTATGCTGTGTCTCTTCGGTGCCCACTTGAAGAGCAGTTCAGCAATGAGCTTATAGTTTGGTACCAGCAGAAACTGGGAGGGATCCCTCAGGCAATGGGCATGAGCAGACCGCTGACCGCTGACATTATTTTTGCACCATTCAACAAATCTGCCTTCCAACTAGAAAGAACTAAAAATCTAATTTCTCTGAATATCCTTCATGTAAATAAAGACGATGAAGCGATATACTTCTGTGGAAGGTCTCGGGTGAATATTATTGAGTTCTCAAGTGgaatatttttatctgttcgAG ATAAATTACATCAAGGCGTCTCAGTGTTCCAGAGCAGTGTATCAGACTCGGTTCCTGCAGGAGCATCAGTGACTCTGCAGTGTTCGGTTCTCTCtgagagcagagcagcagaACTCCAAGTGCTCTGGTTCAGAGCTGCTCCATCACAATCCCATCCTCAACTCATCTACACTCATCACAACAGCAGCCTTCAGTGTGAGAGCGAATCttctacacacacctgtgtgtacaACTTGTCCAAGAACATCTTCAGCCTCAATGATACTGGTACTTACTACTGCGCTGTGGTCCTGTGTGGGAAGATCATTTTCGGGAACGGGACACGAGTACAGCTGG AACAGTCTATAAATCCTTTATTGATCATCCTGGCATCAGCTTTGGGAGTGTGTGGGATTGTAATCACTGctcaaatcattttcatttgcaAAAGGACACATGAGAAATACCACAGTC CGAGACTTCAAGGTACTGTGACCGACAGGACAACTGATCAG CAGGGTCGTGTTGCAGAGCTGAATTACTCTGCTTTGCATTTcaataagaagaaaaataacAGTGAGAGGAGGAAGAGCGAACGACCCCATGACATTGTTTACTCTGAAGTTAAACACCTCAGAGCTTCTCACTAA
- the LOC124386137 gene encoding uncharacterized protein LOC124386137 gives MLSPRMSLARILLLALFMTPHAMDFYKPLFVSVKSGERVTLNCSFLESSRSDYIIWYRQRFGEIPQDIGERLLHTDAKPSPQRNSSGVKMDRIINGISMTIKHAKKDDAGLYFCGLSNWEKATFFNGTYLTVTGDEDVKVSVFQSSVSDSVPAGASVTLQCSVLSESRAAELQVLWFRAAPSQSHPQLIYTHHNSSLQCEDESSTHTCVYNLSKNIFSLNDTGTYYCAVALCGKIIFGNGTRVQLEDDLVDPLVIALGVCVVVIFFQAVFNCKRRNSECSMRHQHGSNKEKVPNQSEDAVDLNYAALHFNKKKTKRMRRTKADDCVYSEVIMSPAP, from the exons ATGTTGTCTCCAAGGATGTCTCTAGCTCGGATTCTACTTTTAGCTCTCTTCATGACAC CCCATGCGATGGATTTTTACAAACCATTGTTCGTCTCGGTGAAGTCTGGAGAACGTGTTACTCTGAACTGCTCGTTTCTGGAGAGCAGTAGATCAGATTATATTATTTGGTACAGACAGAGATTTGGAGAGATTCCACAGGACATTGGAGAAAGGCTTTTGCACACAGATGCCAAACCTTCACCTCAACGGAACAGCTCAGGAGTGAAAATGGACAGAATTATAAATGGGATTTCTATGACAATAAAACATGCCAAAAAAGACGATGCTGGACTTTACTTCTGTGGATTATCTAACTGGGAGAAAGCAACATTTTTCAATGGAACATATTTGACTGTGACAG GAGATGAAGATGTAAAAGTCTCAGTGTTCCAGAGCAGTGTGTCAGACTCGGTTCCTGCAGGAGCATCAGTGACTCTGCAGTGTTCGGTTCTCTCtgagagcagagcagcagaACTCCAAGTGCTCTGGTTCAGAGCTGCTCCATCACAATCCCATCCTCAACTCATTTACACTCATCACAACAGCAGCCTTCAGTGTGAGGACGAATCttctacacacacctgtgtgtacaACTTGTCCAAGAACATCTTCAGCCTCAATGATACTGGAACTTACTACTGCGCTGTGGCCCTGTGTGGGAAGATCATTTTCGGGAACGGGACACGAGTACAGCTGGAGGATGATCTAGTTGATCCTTTAGTGATAGCgttaggagtgtgtgtggttgtgattttttttcaggcCGTGTTCAACTGTAAAAGGAGAAACTCTGAATGCAGCA TGAGACATCAACATGGTTCCAATAAAGAAAAGGTTCCTAATCAG AGTGAAGATGCGGTGGATCTGAATTACGCTGCTTTACATTTCAATAAGAAGAAAACTAAAAGAATGAGAAGAACGAAAGCTGATGATTGCGTCTATTCTGAAGTGATAATGTCACCAGCACCATAG
- the LOC124386275 gene encoding uncharacterized protein LOC124386275 isoform X2, translating into MTTVCVFILIFSTLYAVEPVGCWVSAQSLPESPVYQPDKELSVDIGDSATLPCCFSTKHVGIIDFFKQPNRQKLQIMVTVYKTGSETFHHGFQRFRYQIERSSTCFNLTILNTTASDEATYHCAVMRPNIVFAEGTYLKIKVVCKETLHGNITTISTHEKTVFGLGTALGLCGLLIFCLTCFILRKKVATTENTPRKGQVCVQETEAETLNYAALQFSKRKAKDEKF; encoded by the exons ATGACCACCGTCTGCGTATTCATTCTGATCTTCAGCACCTTAT ATGCAGTAGAACCTGTTGGGTGCTGGGTTTCTGCACAATCCCTCCCAGAGTCCCCTGTTTATCAGCCGGATAAAGAGCTCAGTGTAGACATCGGAGACTCGGCTACTCTGCCCTGTTGCTTTTCTACAAAACACGTTGGAATAATAGACTTCTTTAAGCAGCCGAACAGACAAAAACTTCAGATTATGGTCACAGTGTATAAAACTGGTTCAGAAACATTCCACCATGGGTTCCAAAGGTTTCGTTACCAAATAGAAAGATCTTCAACCTGCTTCAATCTGACTATTTTAAACACCACTGCGTCTGATGAAGCCACGTACCACTGTGCAGTGATGAGACCCAACATTGTGTTTGCTGAAGGAacgtatttaaaaattaaag TGGTGTGTAAAGAGACACTGCATGGAAACATCACTACCATCAGCACACATGAGAAAACAG TGTTCGGTTTGGGAACGGCGTTGGGTTTGTGCGGACTTCTGATTTTTTGTCTCACTTGTTTCATCCTGAGAAAAAAAG TGGCTACAACAGAAAACACTCCAAGAAAGGGgcaggtgtgtgttcag GAAACTGAAGCTGAAACGTTGAACTATGCCGCTTTGCAGTTCTCCAAGAGGAAAGCCAAAGATGAAAAATTTTAA